A genomic segment from Helicobacter sp. 12S02232-10 encodes:
- a CDS encoding superoxide dismutase, with protein MFKLRELPYAKDSMGDFLSPVTFDFHYGKHHQTYVNNLNNLIQDTEFASKDLFAIVTKANGGLFNNAAQVYNHDFYWDCIAPTTSEMSSDVKDAISKDFGSIDSFKESYLKAATGLFGSGWCWLVYNPSSQKLEIVQTSNAATPVTEGKVPVLVVDVWEHAYYIDHKNARAAYLDKFYNHINWKFVSEAYEWAKKEGVNSVAFYMNDLHKEA; from the coding sequence ATGTTCAAATTAAGAGAATTACCTTATGCTAAAGATAGTATGGGAGACTTTTTAAGCCCTGTTACGTTTGATTTTCATTATGGAAAACATCACCAAACTTACGTGAATAATCTAAACAATTTAATCCAAGATACTGAGTTTGCAAGTAAAGATCTGTTTGCGATCGTTACTAAAGCTAATGGTGGTTTATTTAATAATGCAGCTCAGGTTTATAATCACGATTTTTATTGGGATTGCATTGCTCCAACAACAAGTGAGATGAGTTCGGATGTGAAAGATGCTATCAGTAAAGATTTTGGCTCGATCGATTCTTTTAAAGAGTCTTATTTAAAAGCTGCAACTGGGCTATTTGGTTCAGGTTGGTGTTGGTTGGTTTATAACCCTTCTTCTCAAAAGCTTGAAATAGTCCAAACAAGTAATGCTGCTACACCTGTAACTGAAGGTAAAGTTCCTGTGCTTGTAGTGGATGTTTGGGAACATGCTTATTACATTGATCACAAAAATGCTAGAGCGGCTTATTTGGATAAATTTTATAATCATATTAATTGGAAATTTGTGTCAGAAGCTTATGAATGGGCGAAAAAAGAGGGCGTCAATTCTGTGGCTTTTTATATGAATGATCTCCATAAGGAAGCTTGA
- a CDS encoding MFS transporter, whose translation MDTPKLILKSKNTDSFVFKTALFSIAALTVLGSTIIAPSLPALEAHFSDVENIGFLSKLILTLPALFIMFFSPISGFMFDRFGRLKLIYPAMLVWSLSGTSGFFLDNLYLLLISRAVFGIATAFLMTGVSVLLSDYYTGAKREKALSMQGFFMAFGGAIFLILGGYLSNLDWRYPFLAYLLGILILVFAFLMLFEPERHIRNSQDSSDLEKKFSIIKFLPVYFLGIFCMAMFYIAPTQLPFFITHTLEMDSSYVGISMATASVSMAIFSLFYNRLRSYLNIFKIYFLALFLIGTSFVIVGIFHNYATVLIAFILMGAGLGVMMVNNSSWLFMLAKDFERAKAYGFLAASLFMGQFISPFITQPIAKAFGLIDMFWIFGGLVYVVALIFLFAKMKR comes from the coding sequence ATGGATACCCCAAAATTGATTTTAAAATCAAAAAATACCGATAGTTTTGTATTTAAAACTGCTCTTTTTAGCATTGCTGCACTCACTGTTTTGGGTAGCACGATTATTGCCCCTTCTTTGCCTGCATTAGAAGCGCATTTTTCTGATGTTGAAAATATAGGATTTTTGTCAAAGCTTATTTTGACATTGCCTGCGCTTTTTATTATGTTTTTTTCTCCTATTAGCGGTTTTATGTTTGATAGATTCGGCAGGCTTAAACTGATTTATCCAGCTATGTTAGTTTGGAGTTTGTCTGGAACAAGTGGATTCTTTTTGGATAATTTATATTTGCTTCTGATTTCTCGTGCTGTTTTTGGCATTGCAACTGCATTTTTGATGACGGGGGTTAGTGTGCTTTTGAGTGATTATTATACTGGAGCTAAAAGAGAAAAAGCCCTAAGTATGCAAGGGTTTTTTATGGCTTTTGGAGGGGCGATTTTTTTAATTTTAGGGGGTTATCTTTCAAATTTAGATTGGAGATACCCATTTTTGGCTTATTTACTTGGAATTTTAATCTTAGTTTTTGCTTTTTTAATGCTTTTTGAACCCGAACGCCATATACGAAATTCTCAAGATTCATCCGATTTAGAAAAAAAGTTTTCTATAATAAAATTTCTTCCAGTTTATTTTCTGGGAATTTTTTGTATGGCAATGTTTTATATTGCTCCTACCCAGTTACCCTTTTTTATCACTCATACATTAGAAATGGACAGCTCATATGTGGGTATTTCTATGGCGACTGCTTCTGTCTCTATGGCCATATTTTCGTTATTCTACAATCGTTTGAGAAGTTATTTGAATATATTTAAAATTTATTTTTTAGCATTATTTTTAATAGGAACTTCTTTTGTGATTGTTGGGATATTTCATAATTATGCCACGGTTTTAATAGCGTTTATTTTAATGGGTGCAGGACTTGGTGTGATGATGGTAAATAATAGTTCGTGGTTATTTATGCTTGCAAAAGACTTTGAACGTGCTAAAGCTTACGGATTTTTGGCAGCATCGCTTTTTATGGGTCAATTTATTTCGCCCTTTATTACCCAACCTATAGCAAAAGCATTTGGTCTTATCGATATGTTTTGGATATTTGGCGGGCTTGTTTATGTTGTTGCTCTGATATTTTTATTTGCAAAGATGAAACGTTGA
- a CDS encoding thiazole synthase — protein MQDLLKIGSKTFESRLIVGSGKYKDFSTTKQATLASGAQVITVAVRRVNITNPNEENLLDYFKDTKVDFLPNSAGCTNAQEAITLFRLVREAIGIDFIKLEIIGDTQRTLYPDVIETLKACEVLAKEGFCVLAYTNDDPIVAKRLEDAGACAVMPLAAPIGSGLGIQNRYNISFIKEAIQVPVIVDAGVGCASDASIAMELGADGVLTNTAIAMAKDPVMMAEAMKYAVISGRKSFLSGRIEKKSYASPSSPIFGMAKL, from the coding sequence ATGCAAGATTTATTAAAAATCGGTTCTAAAACTTTTGAATCAAGGTTGATTGTAGGTAGTGGAAAATACAAAGATTTTTCCACTACTAAGCAGGCTACTTTGGCTTCAGGGGCGCAGGTGATAACTGTGGCAGTCAGACGGGTAAATATTACAAATCCAAATGAAGAAAATCTACTAGATTATTTTAAAGATACTAAGGTGGATTTTTTGCCCAATTCAGCAGGTTGCACAAATGCTCAAGAGGCTATTACGCTTTTTAGACTTGTAAGAGAGGCAATCGGCATTGATTTTATCAAGCTTGAAATCATTGGAGACACACAAAGGACGCTTTATCCTGATGTGATTGAAACACTTAAAGCGTGCGAGGTATTAGCTAAAGAAGGTTTTTGTGTGCTTGCTTATACGAATGATGATCCTATTGTTGCAAAAAGGCTCGAAGATGCCGGTGCGTGCGCAGTAATGCCACTGGCTGCTCCGATTGGAAGCGGGTTGGGGATTCAAAATCGTTATAATATCAGTTTTATTAAAGAAGCTATTCAGGTTCCTGTTATTGTTGATGCGGGTGTAGGCTGTGCTTCGGATGCTTCTATTGCAATGGAATTGGGGGCAGATGGAGTTTTAACAAATACTGCTATTGCGATGGCAAAAGATCCTGTAATGATGGCTGAAGCAATGAAATACGCTGTCATAAGTGGTAGAAAAAGTTTTTTGAGTGGGAGAATAGAAAAAAAGAGCTATGCAAGCCCTAGTTCTCCGATATTTGGAATGGCAAAACTTTAA
- the cmoA gene encoding carboxy-S-adenosyl-L-methionine synthase CmoA — translation MKDELFSTPFAKQFEFDEEVASVFDDMAARSIPYYTESLRLCADFVLQALCPNTWVYDLGCSTGNFLLELAGKLDNNKVNLVGVDNSSAMIERAGLKASAYGKRIDFICQDFLNFDIHNACAVVANYTMQFVRPMQRSLLAERIFQGLNSGGIFIMSEKMTTQDKVLDKQMIERYYLYKKEQGYTQNEIVSKREALENVLVPYSLQENIQMLQNSGFESVEVLFKWVNFGTLIARKT, via the coding sequence ATGAAAGACGAACTTTTTTCCACTCCTTTTGCCAAACAATTTGAGTTTGATGAAGAGGTTGCAAGTGTATTTGATGATATGGCAGCGCGCTCAATTCCTTATTATACAGAGTCTTTAAGACTTTGTGCTGATTTTGTGCTTCAAGCTCTTTGCCCCAATACTTGGGTTTATGATTTGGGGTGTTCGACAGGAAATTTTTTACTCGAACTTGCTGGCAAGCTTGATAATAACAAGGTAAATTTAGTGGGAGTGGATAATTCAAGTGCAATGATTGAAAGAGCAGGGCTTAAAGCAAGTGCTTATGGTAAAAGAATTGATTTTATCTGCCAAGATTTTTTAAATTTTGATATCCATAATGCTTGCGCAGTTGTTGCCAACTATACAATGCAATTTGTCAGACCAATGCAAAGAAGCTTGCTTGCAGAAAGAATCTTTCAAGGTTTAAACAGCGGAGGAATATTTATTATGAGCGAAAAAATGACGACTCAAGATAAGGTTTTAGATAAACAAATGATTGAGCGTTATTATCTTTACAAAAAAGAGCAGGGTTATACTCAGAATGAAATAGTATCAAAACGCGAGGCTTTGGAAAATGTTTTGGTTCCTTACAGCTTGCAAGAAAATATTCAAATGCTCCAAAATTCCGGTTTTGAAAGTGTAGAAGTGTTGTTTAAATGGGTCAATTTTGGCACTTTGATTGCTAGAAAAACCTAG
- a CDS encoding bifunctional 3,4-dihydroxy-2-butanone 4-phosphate synthase/GTP cyclohydrolase II, producing the protein MHLQRVKEAINAIKNGEMIIIMDDEDRENEGDLVMAGIFSSPEKINFMAQEARGLICVSITKEIAQKLDLPPMVNHNSSNHETAFTVSIDAKKAKTGISAFERHLTIELMCNENTTPDDFVRPGHIFPLIAKEGGVLVRTGHTEASIDICKLAGIKPVSVICEIMKEDGSMAKRGDKFLAEFAKKHHLKTLYVSDLISYRLQNENLLKVLSKQQSDFLGSICEKIVFMDHLQREHIAFKFQDNAIPLVRFHTIKSDYELLSEGKNYEFLMRSIDKLKQMGGYLVFINDNTNNGDIIKSFGIGAQILKLLGIKDFKLITSNNVRAYNALSGFDLRVIESVQI; encoded by the coding sequence ATGCATTTACAACGCGTCAAAGAAGCTATCAACGCTATCAAAAATGGTGAAATGATTATTATTATGGATGATGAAGATAGAGAAAATGAAGGCGATTTAGTAATGGCAGGTATCTTTTCAAGCCCTGAAAAGATTAACTTTATGGCTCAAGAGGCTAGAGGATTGATCTGTGTTTCTATCACAAAAGAAATTGCTCAAAAACTTGACCTCCCCCCAATGGTAAATCACAATAGCTCTAATCACGAAACTGCTTTTACCGTCTCTATAGACGCCAAAAAAGCTAAAACAGGTATTTCAGCTTTCGAACGCCATCTTACCATTGAATTGATGTGTAATGAAAACACGACTCCTGATGACTTTGTGCGTCCAGGTCATATTTTCCCTCTCATTGCCAAAGAGGGCGGGGTTCTAGTCAGAACAGGACATACAGAGGCAAGTATCGATATCTGCAAACTCGCAGGCATCAAACCTGTAAGCGTGATTTGTGAGATTATGAAAGAAGATGGTTCTATGGCAAAAAGAGGGGATAAATTCCTTGCTGAATTTGCAAAAAAACACCATCTAAAAACACTTTATGTCTCTGACCTCATCAGCTATAGACTCCAAAATGAAAACCTTTTGAAAGTTCTTTCAAAACAACAATCTGATTTCTTAGGATCTATATGTGAAAAAATCGTTTTTATGGATCATCTTCAAAGGGAACACATTGCTTTTAAATTCCAAGACAATGCTATCCCACTTGTCAGATTTCATACTATCAAAAGCGATTATGAGCTTCTTAGTGAGGGAAAAAATTATGAATTTTTAATGCGTTCCATTGATAAACTCAAACAAATGGGCGGATATCTGGTATTTATTAACGACAATACCAATAATGGAGACATCATCAAAAGCTTTGGCATTGGCGCACAGATATTAAAACTTCTAGGCATTAAAGATTTCAAACTCATCACTTCCAACAATGTACGAGCATACAATGCCTTAAGTGGGTTTGATTTACGGGTTATTGAATCTGTGCAAATCTAG
- a CDS encoding cytochrome c: MLLNNRFICFSLFLIFPACLISQNSKDESFITPQEYGKKLYENPRNIGCIKCHGKNGESEVITSYKNKGKNKIIKTPKINDMDFKTFKKAMSKDKGIMPKYDLTDEEIKAIYLYITSKK, translated from the coding sequence ATGCTTCTAAACAACAGATTTATCTGTTTTTCTCTTTTTCTTATCTTTCCTGCCTGCCTTATATCCCAAAATTCCAAAGATGAAAGTTTTATCACACCCCAAGAATATGGAAAAAAACTTTATGAAAATCCTCGAAACATAGGTTGCATTAAATGTCACGGAAAAAATGGAGAAAGTGAAGTCATAACAAGCTATAAAAATAAAGGTAAAAATAAAATCATCAAAACACCAAAAATTAATGATATGGATTTTAAAACCTTCAAAAAAGCTATGAGCAAAGATAAGGGCATTATGCCCAAATACGACTTGACAGATGAAGAAATCAAAGCCATTTATCTCTATATCACTTCAAAAAAATAA
- the folD gene encoding bifunctional methylenetetrahydrofolate dehydrogenase/methenyltetrahydrofolate cyclohydrolase FolD — MTLLDGRSLAEIIEKQIIAQTDLFRGQKVVPTLAVILVGEDPASCAYVNMKVKACERCGVVCVAKKLPQEITQEELLKIIKNFNDDFEIDGILVQLPLPKHIETKSVLEAIDPQKDVDGFHPFNIGRVFAGIDAFKPATPMGVMSLLENYRIPLKGKNVAIIGASNIVGKPLASLMLNAGATVSICHIMTKDVGFFTRNADIVCVGVGKPRLICADMVCEGSVVIDIGINRLENGKLVGDVDFEAVSKKAAFITPVPGGVGPMTIVSLLQNTLLATKKRKIENNKKV, encoded by the coding sequence ATGACGCTCCTTGATGGCAGATCTTTAGCAGAAATTATTGAAAAGCAGATTATTGCCCAAACAGATTTATTCAGGGGGCAGAAAGTGGTACCGACGCTTGCGGTTATTTTGGTCGGGGAAGATCCTGCTAGTTGCGCGTATGTAAATATGAAGGTAAAAGCTTGCGAACGTTGCGGCGTAGTTTGTGTGGCAAAAAAATTACCCCAAGAAATTACGCAGGAAGAATTATTAAAAATCATCAAAAATTTCAATGATGACTTTGAAATTGATGGGATTTTAGTCCAACTTCCTTTGCCTAAGCATATTGAAACAAAATCTGTTTTGGAAGCAATTGATCCACAAAAAGATGTTGATGGATTCCATCCTTTTAATATTGGGAGGGTTTTTGCAGGTATTGATGCATTTAAACCGGCTACTCCGATGGGGGTAATGAGTCTTTTAGAAAACTATCGCATTCCTTTAAAGGGTAAAAATGTTGCTATAATTGGAGCTAGCAATATCGTCGGCAAACCATTGGCTTCATTGATGCTAAATGCTGGTGCAACGGTCAGTATTTGCCATATAATGACCAAAGATGTAGGATTTTTTACTAGAAATGCAGATATTGTTTGCGTTGGTGTGGGTAAGCCTAGATTGATTTGTGCAGATATGGTTTGTGAAGGTTCAGTTGTCATTGATATTGGAATCAATCGTTTGGAAAATGGGAAATTGGTCGGTGATGTGGATTTTGAGGCTGTGAGCAAAAAAGCGGCTTTTATCACTCCTGTACCAGGTGGCGTAGGACCAATGACAATTGTTTCTCTGTTGCAAAATACGCTTTTAGCAACTAAAAAACGAAAAATTGAAAATAATAAAAAAGTATAG
- the lepB gene encoding signal peptidase I gives MKFLKSVYNFCASWTGTIIIVLFVIFFVAQAFVIPSRSMVGTLYEGDMLFVKKFSYGIPIPKIPWIELPILPDFKGNGHLLAGKRPQRGDIVIFIPPHEPKTYYVKRNFAVGGDEVIFTQNGFYLHPYEGDDYVQSHYESSRIVVMMDKKFVFEPYSQDHPGIHYSNGNSSYFVMANIAQESFNNGFLGANDDPNRRGIAMMPLNLDGELVFYKKISPDEFFMIGDNRDDSNDSRFWGSIPYKNVVGKPWFIYFSINLKNSVEAGADKNPKALFTIRWKRMFKTVEGLEKQLGEKAGT, from the coding sequence ATGAAATTTTTAAAATCTGTTTATAACTTCTGTGCCAGTTGGACAGGCACTATTATCATTGTTTTGTTTGTAATCTTTTTTGTGGCACAAGCTTTTGTTATCCCATCACGTTCAATGGTAGGGACTTTATACGAAGGAGATATGCTGTTTGTTAAAAAATTTTCTTATGGCATTCCTATTCCAAAAATCCCGTGGATTGAACTCCCGATACTTCCAGATTTTAAGGGAAATGGTCATCTTTTGGCTGGCAAAAGACCACAGCGTGGTGATATTGTTATTTTTATCCCTCCGCACGAACCCAAAACTTATTATGTCAAAAGAAATTTTGCAGTTGGTGGGGATGAGGTTATTTTTACACAAAACGGATTTTATTTGCATCCATATGAGGGCGATGATTATGTGCAGTCCCACTATGAATCTTCCAGGATTGTTGTAATGATGGATAAGAAATTTGTTTTTGAGCCTTATTCTCAAGATCACCCTGGAATTCATTATAGTAACGGTAATTCGTCTTATTTTGTGATGGCCAATATAGCTCAAGAGTCTTTTAACAATGGATTTTTGGGTGCCAATGATGACCCTAATCGCCGTGGAATTGCAATGATGCCTTTGAATCTTGATGGAGAACTTGTGTTTTATAAGAAAATTTCTCCTGATGAGTTTTTTATGATAGGGGACAACCGCGATGATAGTAACGATTCTAGATTTTGGGGCAGCATACCTTACAAAAATGTTGTAGGGAAGCCGTGGTTTATTTATTTTAGTATTAATCTCAAAAACAGCGTTGAAGCGGGTGCAGATAAGAATCCTAAGGCACTTTTTACGATTAGATGGAAGCGAATGTTTAAAACCGTTGAAGGTCTTGAAAAACAGCTTGGGGAAAAGGCAGGAACATAA
- a CDS encoding site-2 protease family protein produces the protein MNFSDQNMSAIFLKVFAFLIAIIGHEIMHGYVAFRYGDDTAKKMGRLSINPLKHIDPVGSILIPLILFFVQAPFLFGWAKPVPVNMNLIIQRWGYGAGIAVSLAGVAYNLILALMISGILFSGVFGSASEGWMQILILFFVQLIIYNVVLGIFNLWPIPPLDGSQALSFLCLKMGIQGIPKFFYQISPYGMIILLIILATPLSQVFFYPTQFLLRFLLT, from the coding sequence ATGAATTTTTCCGATCAAAATATGTCTGCAATTTTCTTAAAAGTATTTGCTTTTTTGATTGCTATCATCGGACACGAAATTATGCACGGTTATGTGGCATTTCGTTATGGTGATGATACGGCAAAAAAGATGGGAAGGCTTAGCATCAATCCGTTGAAGCATATTGATCCTGTGGGGTCTATCCTAATTCCTTTGATTTTATTTTTTGTTCAAGCACCTTTCTTGTTTGGCTGGGCAAAGCCTGTTCCGGTCAATATGAATCTTATTATCCAAAGATGGGGCTATGGTGCGGGTATAGCTGTTAGTTTGGCAGGCGTGGCTTATAATTTGATTTTAGCACTTATGATTAGTGGAATTTTGTTTAGTGGGGTTTTTGGCAGTGCTTCAGAGGGTTGGATGCAGATTTTGATTTTGTTTTTTGTCCAGCTTATTATTTACAACGTTGTGTTGGGAATTTTTAATCTTTGGCCCATTCCTCCTTTAGATGGTTCGCAGGCTTTATCTTTTCTTTGTTTAAAAATGGGCATTCAGGGTATACCGAAATTTTTTTATCAGATAAGTCCTTATGGAATGATAATTCTTTTAATCATTTTGGCAACACCTTTATCGCAAGTATTTTTTTATCCGACGCAATTCTTATTGCGTTTTTTATTGACATAA
- the rpiB gene encoding ribose 5-phosphate isomerase B, producing MIYILGSDHAGLILGDFVKNYLLSKGFEIIDFLPKDSQKVDYPDFARKVCTEILKTQDARGILICGTGLGMSIAANRYKGIRAALCLDAYMAKMSRLHNNANVLCLAERISGLGEVESILETFIQTDFEGGRHECRISKIENFDL from the coding sequence ATGATCTATATCTTAGGTAGCGATCATGCTGGGCTTATTTTGGGAGATTTTGTGAAAAATTATCTTTTATCAAAAGGTTTTGAGATCATTGATTTTCTTCCTAAAGATTCTCAGAAAGTTGATTATCCTGATTTTGCCCGCAAGGTTTGTACGGAGATTTTAAAAACACAAGATGCTAGAGGGATATTGATTTGTGGCACGGGATTAGGAATGAGTATTGCTGCTAATCGTTATAAGGGCATACGGGCTGCCTTATGCTTGGATGCCTATATGGCAAAGATGTCTAGGCTCCATAATAATGCTAATGTCTTGTGTTTGGCCGAACGTATTAGTGGGCTTGGTGAAGTAGAATCAATTTTGGAGACTTTTATTCAAACTGATTTTGAAGGCGGCAGGCACGAATGCAGGATTTCAAAAATTGAGAATTTCGATTTATAG
- a CDS encoding adenine phosphoribosyltransferase translates to MSEKLKKDLFSSIRDIPDYPKPGILFKDITTLINHSVLFSSLIDTLKERYEPLDINFVAGIESRGFIFGAALAYALKVGFVPIRKKGKLPFTTVSEKYSLEYGFDEIEMHIDAFRNIKEARVILIDDLIATGGTAQAAVRLIESVGAKCVEACFILDLPELGGSEKLREFIQVFTILDAGLENGH, encoded by the coding sequence ATTTCTGAAAAACTCAAAAAAGATCTGTTTTCTTCCATTAGAGACATACCTGATTATCCAAAACCAGGGATTTTGTTTAAAGATATCACAACTTTGATAAACCATTCGGTTTTGTTTTCATCTTTGATTGATACCTTAAAGGAACGCTATGAACCTTTAGATATAAATTTTGTTGCTGGTATTGAATCTCGCGGATTTATTTTTGGCGCAGCTTTGGCTTATGCTTTGAAAGTAGGTTTTGTCCCTATTAGAAAAAAAGGCAAACTTCCTTTTACAACCGTGAGTGAAAAGTACAGCTTGGAATATGGTTTTGATGAAATTGAAATGCATATCGATGCTTTTAGAAATATAAAGGAAGCTAGGGTTATTTTGATTGATGATTTGATTGCTACAGGAGGAACTGCCCAAGCAGCGGTTAGATTGATTGAGAGTGTAGGGGCAAAGTGTGTAGAAGCTTGCTTTATATTGGATTTACCTGAATTGGGAGGATCTGAAAAATTACGCGAGTTTATTCAGGTATTTACGATATTGGATGCAGGGCTTGAAAATGGGCATTGA
- a CDS encoding DedA family protein produces METYIIELWDTYVADWGYLILFLWSILEGELGLIFAGIAAHTGHMNVFLAVFVAGLGGFAGDQIYFYIGRFNKGYIQKHLSKQRRKLALAHLLLQKYGWPIIFIQRYMYGMRTIIPISIGLTRYSALKFAIINLISAWVWASVTILLAWFLGDQILHILGWLKHHPYIFIILLVVFLGFVIWYFNSHTKKIDKKIQKIQSRLEVKEGKNDVKN; encoded by the coding sequence ATTGAGACGTATATTATTGAACTTTGGGATACTTATGTAGCTGATTGGGGCTATTTGATTTTATTTTTGTGGAGTATTTTAGAGGGTGAGCTTGGTTTGATATTTGCTGGAATCGCAGCACATACTGGGCATATGAATGTTTTTTTAGCTGTATTTGTTGCGGGTCTTGGAGGATTTGCCGGAGATCAGATTTATTTTTATATAGGTAGATTTAATAAGGGGTATATCCAGAAGCATTTGAGCAAACAACGCAGAAAGCTTGCTTTAGCGCATTTGCTGCTCCAAAAATACGGATGGCCGATTATTTTTATTCAGAGATATATGTATGGAATGCGGACAATTATACCTATCAGTATTGGCTTGACGCGTTACAGTGCTTTAAAATTCGCGATCATTAATCTTATCAGTGCTTGGGTTTGGGCCTCTGTAACGATTTTATTGGCGTGGTTTTTAGGGGATCAGATTTTGCATATTTTAGGATGGCTCAAACACCATCCTTATATTTTTATTATTTTATTGGTTGTTTTCTTGGGATTTGTGATTTGGTATTTTAATTCCCATACTAAAAAGATTGATAAAAAAATTCAAAAGATCCAATCTCGATTAGAGGTGAAAGAAGGAAAAAACGATGTTAAAAATTAG
- a CDS encoding leucyl aminopeptidase has protein sequence MLKISLKKTNLAQTKADLTIVFVVNKNLKHFWIQPEVLKEFGYEGEGIFFDQQNKIVYAGVNLLNVDIFRESAAQVIRYIKKMPFKNAKIGVYGDEEMMQGIFLGMLLGLYEFNQYKSKKFSPILKEIFIANESFDKTPVKPLQKALDKALILAQSIVLARDAINTPPEYATPLFMADLAQKIADENDLKCFIGDEKFLKKEKMQAFLAVNRASVHPPRLIHLTYKPKKSKVKIVLVGKGLTYDSGGLSLKPADYMVTMKADKSGGCAVLAIINALAKMGIEAEVHSIVGATENMIGGNAYKPDDVLFAREGKTIEVRNTDAEGRLVLADCLSYAQDLKPDYLIDFATLTGACVLGLGEYTSGIMGHNEDLKSRFEKLALKSGELMAKLPFNRHLAKLIESKIADVCNVASSRYGGAITAGMFLSEFIRPEYKDKWLHIDIAGPAFVEREWDINAAGASGAGVRACVEFILDVTKRG, from the coding sequence ATGTTAAAAATTAGTTTAAAAAAGACAAATCTTGCCCAGACAAAGGCGGATTTAACGATTGTGTTTGTTGTTAATAAAAATCTTAAGCATTTTTGGATCCAACCTGAGGTTTTGAAAGAATTTGGATATGAAGGCGAAGGGATTTTTTTTGATCAGCAAAATAAGATTGTTTATGCAGGAGTGAATCTTTTAAATGTTGATATTTTTAGAGAGTCTGCTGCGCAAGTGATCCGTTATATCAAAAAAATGCCTTTTAAAAATGCCAAAATAGGTGTTTATGGTGATGAGGAAATGATGCAGGGGATATTTTTGGGAATGTTGCTTGGATTGTATGAATTCAATCAGTATAAAAGTAAAAAATTTTCACCAATCTTAAAGGAAATTTTTATCGCCAATGAAAGTTTTGACAAAACTCCTGTAAAGCCCTTGCAAAAAGCTTTGGACAAGGCTTTGATCTTAGCTCAAAGCATTGTTTTAGCCAGAGATGCTATCAATACGCCCCCAGAATATGCCACTCCTTTGTTTATGGCAGATTTGGCTCAAAAAATTGCTGATGAAAATGACCTTAAATGCTTTATTGGCGATGAAAAATTTCTCAAAAAAGAAAAAATGCAAGCTTTTTTGGCCGTAAATAGGGCATCTGTTCATCCTCCAAGATTGATCCATTTGACTTATAAGCCAAAGAAATCAAAGGTAAAAATTGTGCTTGTAGGCAAGGGACTTACTTATGATAGCGGGGGATTGAGCTTGAAGCCTGCAGATTATATGGTAACAATGAAAGCGGATAAAAGCGGAGGATGTGCTGTTTTGGCAATTATTAATGCACTTGCAAAAATGGGGATTGAAGCTGAAGTCCATTCAATTGTAGGCGCAACTGAAAATATGATCGGGGGAAATGCTTACAAACCTGATGATGTCTTGTTTGCTCGTGAGGGTAAAACGATTGAAGTACGCAATACCGATGCAGAAGGGCGATTGGTTTTGGCAGACTGCTTGAGTTATGCGCAGGATTTGAAACCGGATTATTTGATTGATTTTGCCACTCTTACAGGAGCTTGTGTGCTTGGATTGGGAGAATATACAAGTGGGATTATGGGGCATAATGAGGATCTTAAAAGCAGATTTGAAAAATTAGCTTTAAAGTCGGGTGAATTGATGGCAAAACTTCCCTTCAATCGCCATCTTGCCAAACTTATCGAATCTAAAATTGCTGATGTTTGTAATGTTGCTTCTTCCCGATATGGCGGAGCTATTACAGCAGGAATGTTTTTGAGCGAATTTATCCGTCCTGAATATAAGGATAAATGGTTGCATATTGATATTGCTGGTCCTGCTTTTGTTGAGAGGGAATGGGACATTAATGCCGCAGGAGCAAGTGGTGCTGGTGTAAGGGCGTGTGTTGAATTTATCCTTGATGTAACAAAGAGAGGCTAA